In Brachyhypopomus gauderio isolate BG-103 chromosome 11, BGAUD_0.2, whole genome shotgun sequence, a single genomic region encodes these proteins:
- the LOC143527169 gene encoding schlafen family member 13-like: MASVIRVETAREYPDQVLWIEEMTFGEDTRKRLDKTVRERQKKVFLEGVCALLNSGGGILCVISRMPTYNYNEVGIGKDLEDGLSALLDSARIEEFLQVKQHENTLQFYVRSWFPAEGRARLCSLSTGLVERSGRSAFVMSPRTVVEFLKNREQGHDVYQEPRVKKQKLMLGSDDDIYYKAGVFYNEEVARLNQILDFGENVYVEFKSFRSEKNLTKRLEEALPRYLSAFGNTHGGFIFIGIDDKTREVVGCGQTLDLNELKRRVEDLRDKAMNRAVHTHHCARQTTWCPEVKVFPVSATVNDPGYIVAIKIVQFCCAVFEDDPKSWEIKNGTVSPLKCTDWLEKVQFPVSDDQLSKKFESALNLQDSPPQCQPVYSVEKIADLQDRIFPVPNKDKALKLSTCKELLEGYPNVRTTLSKFQSESGILIMSKSWAVDISQPGNEDVICEALLVTSGQYPKLFSVVNKETPELWKYAKETAFHLKQKLVNLGGYTKRVCVVPYLLDCNTGELINETAESLPYPRTYFLGHVEEVKALLRSLVIVVLSFISPLRDRLGSEILNLLTEEQYSILQYSDGHKYLFIHGLPGSGKTLVALEKIKKIKKSKPSEKVLYLCENLGLKVSIGKQNLCLCDTRSGFMKKDYAYTDVFHIVVDEGQNFRLEDGDWYVKAKEHVERSGGILWVFVDYFQKCHSFRNGLPSLPNQNNIGIAYLNKVVRNSKKVFNEMRKILTKIEDESSEDMSTHLKYMCEKMSYIPSLEGNFHRYTYQPPAMTQVEKLVQTLLSSGHSPRDITVLFSTRDAQDSLVGNRNFSFPHGNIEHIDDDVVVMDTIRRFSGLERNIVILVQPAAHPTQTEIEPNLLLIAYSRARIRLYLQVPVRYWTRSPIKQCQKRSWQQ, translated from the exons ATGGCTTCAGTAATAAGAGTGGAAACCGCTCGAGAATATCCAGATCAAGTGCTTTGGATTGAAGAAATGACATTTGGAGAGGATACAAGGAAACGTTTGGATAAAACGGTGCGGGAAAGGCAGAAGAAAGTTTTCTTAGAAGGTGTTTGTGCCCTTCTAAATTCTGGTGGTGGGATTCTCTGCGTTATATCTAGGATGCCCACTTATAATTACAATGAAGTTGGCATTGGTAAAGATTTGGAAGATGGTTTAAGTGCCCTTCTTGATTCTGCACGAATTGAAGAGTTTCTTCAGGTCAAACAGCATGAAAATACGTTGCAGTTTTACGTGAGGTCATGGTTTCCAGCAGAAGGACGAGCtagactctgcagtctgagCACTGGTCTGGTGGAAAGATCTGGAAGGTCTGCCTTTGTCATGTCACCAAGGACAGTAGTGGAATTCTTAAAGAATCGTGAACAAGGTCACGATGTTTATCAAGAACCTcgtgtaaaaaaacaaaaactgatgTTGGGCTCTGATGATGATATATATTACAAGGCTGGTGTGTTCTATAATGAAGAAGTGGCTCGACTCAATCAAATCTTGGACTTTGGTGAAAATGTATATGTGGAGTTCAAAAGTTTTCGCAGTGAAAAGAATCTGACAAAGAGACTAGAAGAGGCTCTCCCCCGGTACCTGTCTGCTTTTGGGAACACGCACGGCGGCTTCATCTTCATTGGTATAGATGACAAAACAAGAGAAGTGGTTGGTTGTGGCCAGACTTTGGATCTTAATGAACTGAAGAGAAGAGTTGAAGACCTGCGTGATAAAGCCATGAACCGAGCTGTTCACACACATCACTGTGCACGTCAGACCACGTGGTGTCCAGAGGTCAAAGTATTTCCAGTTTCAGCTACAGTAAATGACCCAGGGTATATTGTTGCGATAAAGATTGTCCAGTTCTGCTGTGCCGTCTTTGAAGATGATCCGAAGAGCTGGGAGATAAAAAACGGTACTGTATCTCCACTCAAATGCACAGACTGGCTGGAGAAGGTGCAGTTCCCCGTCTCAG ATGACCAACTGAGTAAAAAGTTTGAGTCTGCACTGAATCTGCAAGATTCTCCTCCTCAGTGTCAACCAGTGTACAGTGTTGAGAAGATTGCAGACCTGCAGGACAGAATCTTTCCAG TACCAAATAAAGACAAGGCTCTAAAACTGTCCACCTGTAAAGAGCTCTTGGAGGGGTACCCAAACGTCCGCACCACTCTCAGTAAATTTCAGAGCGAGTCAGGAATATTAATTATGTCCAAAAGCTGGGCTGTTGACATCAGCCAACCAGGAAATGAAGATGTCATTTGCGAGGCTCTATTGGTCACCTCTGGACAATATCCCAAACTGTTCTCTGTTGTGAACAAAGAAACTCCTGAATTGTGGAAATATGCTAAAGAAACAGCATTTCATCTCAAACAGAAGCTGGTGAATCTTGGAGGATATACCAAGAGGGTTTGTGTGGTGCCTTATCTACTGGACTGCAACACAGGGGAGCTGATAAATGAGACTGCCGAGTCTCTCCCGTATCCTCGGACCTACTTCCTTGGTCATGTGGAAGAGGTGAAAGCTCTGCTACGCTCCTTGGTCATTGTGGTCCTCAGCTTCATCTCCCCACTGAGAGACAGACTTGGCTCGGAGATCCTCAATCTGCTCACTGAGGAACAGTACTCGATTCTTCAGTATTCCGATGGCcataaatatttgtttattcatGGCTTGCCTGGTTCTGGGAAGACACTGGTAGCGTTGGAGAAAATTAAGAAGATCAAAAAATCTAAACCGTCAGAAAAGGTCCTTTACCTTTGTGAAAATCTAGGTTTGAAAGTGTCTATAGG AAAGCAGAATCTTTGCCTGTGTGACACAAGATCTGGCTTCATGAAGAAGGACTATGCTTACACTGATGTCTTTCATATAGTGGTAGATGAGGGCCAAAACTTCCGCCTCGAGGATGGAGACTGGTACGTAAAGGCAAAGGAGCATGTGGAGAGATCTGGGGGAATCCTCTGGGTATTCGTTGACTACTTCCAGAAATGTCACAGCTTTAGAAACGGTTTGCCTTCACTGCCCAATCAGAACAACATTGGCATTGCTTACCTAAACAAGGTTGTCCGAAATTCTAAAAAGGTATTCAATGAAATGAGAAAAATATTAACAAAGATTGAAGATGAATCTAGTGAAGACATGTCTACCCATTTGAAATATATGTGTGAGAAAATGTCCTATATCCCCTCTTTGGAAGGGAACTTTCATAGATACACATACCAACCTCCCGCAATGACACAAGTGGAGAAACTCGTTCAAACCCTTTTGAGCAGCGGCCATTCACCGAGAGATATCACGGTTCTCTTCTCAACTAGGGATGCTCAGGATTCCCTGGTGGGCAATAGAAACTTCAGTTTCCCACATGGCAACATTGAGCATATTGATGATGATGTGGTAGTGATGGACACTATCCGCAGGTTCTCTGGTCTGGAGAGAAACATTGTGATTCTGGTTCAACCGGCTGCTCATCCCACCCAGACTGAGATTGAGCCCAACCTTTTGCTGATTGCATATTCCAGAGCTAGAATCAGACTATATCTACAAGTTCCTGTAAGATACTGGACAAGATCTCCCATTAAACAATGCCAAAAACGCTCATGGCAGCAGTAA